From the Psychrobacillus sp. FSL K6-4046 genome, one window contains:
- a CDS encoding YeeE/YedE family protein has translation MLITGLFCGALLGFVMQRGRFCLTGGFRDMYLTKDNRMFYALLIAIAVQSVGVYTLIELGVFEFNAGTLPLVAIIIGSFIFGIGIVLAGGCATGTWYRAGEGLIGSWIALAGYMLMAAIMKTGVLVPLNNKISSSQLPSNSIPETLGINVWILIGILVAVVGWIVYKEVTKPKVFIPSLKPKRTGLAHILFEKRWHPFVTAVLIGAIAVLAWPLSVATGRIGGLGITTPSANILQYLTTGDTAFINWGVFLVLGIFIGSFIAAKASREFRFRMPDVKTGINSFVGGNLMGFGASLAGGCSIGNGLVMTAMMTWQGWIALAFMILGTWTAVYFVFVRGRKKNKAMKASVKTA, from the coding sequence ATGCTCATTACAGGTTTATTTTGTGGGGCGTTATTAGGATTCGTCATGCAACGAGGAAGATTTTGTTTGACTGGCGGTTTCCGTGATATGTACTTAACAAAAGACAATCGCATGTTTTATGCGTTATTAATAGCAATTGCCGTACAAAGTGTCGGTGTGTATACATTAATAGAGTTAGGCGTGTTTGAATTTAATGCCGGTACTCTACCATTAGTTGCAATAATTATAGGATCATTTATTTTTGGTATTGGTATTGTGTTAGCAGGTGGTTGTGCGACAGGGACGTGGTACCGTGCAGGTGAAGGCTTAATCGGGAGCTGGATTGCCTTAGCAGGATATATGCTAATGGCTGCTATTATGAAAACTGGGGTATTAGTACCTTTAAACAATAAAATAAGTTCTTCTCAGCTACCATCTAACTCCATTCCAGAAACACTTGGAATTAACGTATGGATTTTAATAGGTATTCTAGTAGCAGTAGTAGGATGGATCGTTTATAAAGAAGTTACAAAACCAAAAGTTTTTATCCCATCTTTAAAGCCAAAAAGAACTGGATTGGCACATATTTTATTTGAAAAACGCTGGCACCCATTTGTAACTGCAGTTTTAATCGGGGCTATTGCAGTGTTAGCTTGGCCGTTAAGCGTTGCTACAGGACGTATTGGTGGTCTAGGAATTACCACTCCATCAGCTAATATCCTTCAATACTTAACAACAGGAGACACAGCATTTATCAATTGGGGTGTATTTTTAGTCCTTGGTATTTTCATTGGATCATTTATCGCAGCAAAAGCTAGCCGTGAGTTCCGTTTCAGAATGCCAGATGTTAAAACTGGTATTAATAGCTTTGTTGGTGGTAATTTAATGGGCTTCGGTGCTAGTTTAGCAGGCGGATGCTCAATTGGGAATGGTTTAGTAATGACTGCCATGATGACTTGGCAGGGCTGGATTGCTCTAGCATTTATGATTTTAGGTACATGGACGGCTGTATACTTCGTTTTTGTCCGTGGACGTAAAAAGAATAAAGCAATGAAAGCAAGTGTCAAAACTGCATAA